One window of Leptolyngbyaceae cyanobacterium genomic DNA carries:
- a CDS encoding tetratricopeptide repeat protein, which produces MNSLVRAIAPLAILFASGGILSACQSQNLRIFVNQKTAEYFYDRGLERLDNGDYKDAIANFNEVIQRQSSHYQAYSHRCIALIKTGDVNAAKADCDRAVQINPKDGDARSKRAHLLYFMGDRRGAIADLLMAASIYRQEGNLPLYQQTMEKYQTYSKEIVRDSNI; this is translated from the coding sequence ATGAATTCTCTTGTTAGAGCGATCGCGCCTTTAGCAATCCTCTTTGCCAGTGGCGGAATACTCTCTGCTTGTCAAAGCCAAAATCTCCGTATCTTCGTCAATCAGAAAACGGCGGAGTATTTTTACGATCGGGGATTAGAAAGACTGGACAATGGGGATTATAAAGATGCGATCGCAAATTTTAACGAGGTAATTCAGCGACAATCGAGCCATTACCAAGCTTATAGCCATCGCTGTATCGCCCTGATTAAAACTGGAGACGTTAACGCAGCTAAGGCAGATTGCGATCGAGCAGTTCAAATCAACCCCAAAGACGGTGACGCCCGTTCCAAACGGGCGCATCTCCTTTATTTTATGGGAGATCGACGGGGAGCGATCGCAGATTTGCTAATGGCAGCATCAATTTATCGACAAGAAGGAAATCTACCCCTATACCAACAGACGATGGAAAAATACCAAACATATTCAAAGGAGATCGTTCGGGATAGCAATATCTGA
- the dxr gene encoding 1-deoxy-D-xylulose-5-phosphate reductoisomerase, with protein MKAITLLGSTGSIGTQTLDIVAQYPNQFRIVGLAAGNNVALLAQQIRQFKPQIAAICDENKLPELKQAIADLDPQPILLAGEAGVIEVARYGDAQAVVTGIVGCAGLLPTIAAIEAGKDIALANKETLIAGGPVVNPLIEKHGVKLLPADSEHSAIFQCLQGVPAGGLRRIILTASGGAFRDWPVEKLPEVTVADALKHPNWSMGRKITVDSATLMNKGLEVIEAHFLFGMDYDDIDIVIHPQSIIHSLIELQDTSVLAQLGWPDMRLPLLYAMSWPERIYTDWERLDLVKAGNLTFREPDHQKYPCMQLAYAAGRAGGSMPAVLNAANEQAVALFLEEKIRFLDIPRCIELVCDKHQVDNRSNPSLDDILTADKWARQQVLEASKMVEEPLISVG; from the coding sequence GTGAAAGCGATAACACTTCTTGGCTCTACTGGCTCCATTGGTACTCAGACTCTCGATATCGTTGCACAGTATCCCAACCAATTTAGAATCGTGGGATTAGCTGCCGGTAACAACGTAGCATTGCTAGCGCAGCAAATTCGGCAATTTAAACCCCAAATTGCCGCTATTTGCGATGAAAATAAGTTACCAGAACTAAAACAAGCCATCGCTGACCTCGACCCCCAACCGATTTTACTGGCGGGAGAAGCGGGTGTAATTGAAGTGGCACGCTACGGCGACGCACAAGCAGTCGTTACGGGTATTGTAGGCTGTGCGGGGTTGCTACCTACCATTGCAGCTATTGAAGCTGGCAAAGATATCGCTTTGGCAAATAAAGAAACCTTGATTGCTGGTGGGCCAGTAGTCAACCCCCTGATCGAAAAACACGGCGTTAAATTATTACCAGCAGATTCGGAACATTCGGCAATTTTCCAGTGCCTCCAGGGAGTTCCCGCAGGTGGTCTGCGCCGAATTATACTAACAGCTTCCGGTGGTGCTTTTCGAGATTGGCCGGTCGAAAAGTTGCCAGAAGTAACGGTGGCAGATGCGCTGAAGCATCCTAACTGGTCGATGGGCCGCAAAATTACCGTCGATTCTGCGACTTTAATGAACAAAGGTTTGGAAGTAATTGAAGCGCATTTTCTATTTGGTATGGATTACGATGATATCGATATTGTCATCCATCCTCAAAGCATCATTCACTCTTTAATTGAATTGCAAGATACATCAGTTTTAGCTCAATTGGGTTGGCCTGATATGCGCTTGCCTTTGCTTTATGCCATGTCTTGGCCGGAACGAATTTATACTGATTGGGAAAGGCTAGATTTAGTTAAAGCTGGCAATTTAACTTTTAGAGAACCGGATCACCAAAAATATCCCTGTATGCAGTTAGCTTATGCGGCTGGTCGGGCGGGTGGTTCGATGCCTGCGGTTTTGAATGCGGCAAACGAACAGGCTGTGGCGCTATTTTTGGAGGAAAAAATTCGCTTTTTGGATATTCCTCGCTGTATTGAATTGGTGTGCGATAAACATCAAGTAGATAATCGTTCAAATCCTTCTTTAGATGATATTTTGACTGCCGATAAATGGGCAAGACAACAAGTTTTGGAAGCGAGTAAGATGGTGGAAGAACCTTTAATTTCAGTTGGATAA
- a CDS encoding tetratricopeptide repeat protein, with the protein MNKFGQGDFLGAIADFGESIWVNPNLAPVHYFLGTSSESWGNYWAAINDYTQAIENNPEFADAYYMRGNIYCKFGDYQRAIDDFTQFIVFHPDIDRTYYARGAIRSYVGDNQGAIEDFTQFINLNPHPNYNNYYHRGVIYYLLGNYQEAIEDLENSLRICSYLKNIAFYQRVQQAIEQLR; encoded by the coding sequence ATGAATAAATTCGGGCAAGGAGACTTTCTGGGTGCGATCGCAGATTTTGGCGAATCGATTTGGGTTAATCCCAACCTTGCTCCTGTTCATTACTTTTTGGGAACTAGCAGCGAAAGTTGGGGTAATTATTGGGCAGCAATAAACGATTATACTCAAGCAATCGAAAATAATCCTGAGTTTGCAGACGCCTATTATATGCGGGGTAATATTTATTGTAAGTTTGGAGATTACCAAAGAGCAATTGATGACTTTACGCAGTTTATTGTTTTCCATCCCGATATCGATCGTACCTATTACGCAAGAGGTGCTATCCGTTCTTACGTTGGCGACAATCAAGGAGCAATTGAAGATTTCACCCAGTTTATTAATTTAAATCCTCATCCTAACTACAATAACTATTACCATCGGGGCGTAATATATTATTTACTCGGTAATTACCAGGAAGCAATTGAAGATTTAGAAAATTCTTTAAGAATTTGTTCTTATCTTAAAAACATTGCTTTTTATCAAAGAGTACAGCAGGCGATCGAGCAACTTAGATAA
- a CDS encoding thioesterase family protein, whose translation MTNNDRNMATEQKPLLSPSGAIQNFSQMSSATWFEYPIRVQPHHTDYSGNVWHGSYIAWMEEARVECLRSIGVEFANLVALGCDLPVVELSVRYHRALQMGMTAIVKARMIEVDGVRINWDNQIQSLDGKELYVSGRVTLVAVDREKGKIMRQLPPAVKDALTRLSF comes from the coding sequence ATGACAAATAACGATCGAAATATGGCAACAGAACAAAAACCTTTACTTTCTCCCAGTGGCGCGATCCAAAATTTCTCGCAAATGTCATCTGCCACTTGGTTTGAATATCCGATTCGAGTCCAACCTCATCATACTGACTATTCGGGTAATGTGTGGCACGGTTCTTACATTGCCTGGATGGAAGAGGCGCGGGTAGAATGTTTGCGATCGATCGGCGTTGAATTTGCCAATTTGGTAGCATTGGGTTGCGATTTGCCCGTGGTAGAGCTTTCCGTCCGCTATCATCGCGCTTTGCAAATGGGAATGACTGCGATCGTAAAAGCGAGAATGATCGAGGTTGATGGCGTGCGAATCAATTGGGATAACCAAATTCAATCTTTAGATGGCAAAGAGTTGTATGTCAGCGGACGAGTGACTTTGGTAGCAGTCGATCGCGAAAAAGGCAAAATCATGCGCCAATTGCCACCAGCAGTCAAAGATGCGTTAACGCGACTTTCTTTTTAA
- a CDS encoding Nif11-like leader peptide family natural product precursor, translated as MTQETAAHFFKAIQKNEELKAKLKAINNPEAFIKMAESQGYNFTVEELQAQIEQMSPEEIASTINPGIGPRRHLVPR; from the coding sequence ATGACACAAGAAACCGCTGCCCATTTTTTCAAAGCCATTCAAAAAAACGAAGAGCTAAAAGCTAAACTCAAAGCAATTAACAATCCAGAAGCTTTTATCAAAATGGCTGAATCACAAGGCTATAACTTTACGGTAGAAGAATTGCAAGCTCAAATTGAACAAATGTCTCCGGAAGAAATAGCTTCTACGATCAATCCCGGTATTGGCCCTCGTCGGCATCTCGTACCGAGATAG
- a CDS encoding mechanosensitive ion channel domain-containing protein, with protein sequence MDIIIIFAEVTLLALFFYLFNWVFGLICQQLTGIPWLKEGTQSIKILRRNIRLISLTLCIVLCLALISVNGWLIYQGKNIQEYQLNLIRSIPAQFWLDISTTIAKSIILLILVGFLIKPLHKFINLACDRTKASGKIAANNETIEKIFRNFKINLTNSIWLLVFIWCAEFLYSPAIIITNFYTAFKIYIIIAIGLLFIQAISAIVDTLDAIAIKYSRSYKLLHYYDSFRQLIPLAKKYLEYVSYVGIATIVVSQINAIAGMAIYGPRIIQIITIFFFSGLLVQITHLAIEKLLLENKTLSDLQKQRRLTIIPLIQSFLKYLIYFTAGIAVLKNLNIDPTPILAGAGIVGLAVGFGAQNLINDMVCGFFILFENYYLVGDYIQVKDSHGFVEAIDLRTTRIRHPNGQVQILRNGEIKDIINYSKQYVYAVVEVRVSYEEKLDRVYAVIEKMGKDLKENNPDVLEPTWVDGVEKFDEHNILIRTLTKVKPGTHNKIQRLVRKLIKDVFDREEIEIPFVRRVLIVNKDNPNLDSVL encoded by the coding sequence GTGGATATCATTATTATTTTTGCTGAAGTTACTTTGCTTGCTTTATTTTTTTATTTGTTTAACTGGGTATTCGGTTTAATTTGCCAGCAATTGACGGGTATTCCTTGGTTAAAAGAAGGAACTCAAAGTATCAAGATTTTACGCCGTAATATCAGGCTAATTTCATTAACGCTTTGTATAGTCCTTTGTTTAGCTTTAATTAGCGTCAATGGATGGCTAATTTATCAAGGTAAAAATATTCAAGAATATCAATTAAATTTAATCCGCAGTATACCCGCTCAATTTTGGCTCGATATTAGTACTACTATCGCCAAAAGTATTATCCTTCTTATTTTAGTAGGATTTCTCATCAAACCACTGCATAAATTCATAAATTTAGCCTGCGATCGCACTAAAGCATCTGGTAAAATCGCCGCTAATAACGAAACAATAGAAAAAATTTTTAGAAATTTTAAAATCAATTTAACTAACAGTATTTGGTTACTGGTATTTATTTGGTGCGCCGAATTTTTATATTCACCAGCAATTATTATTACTAACTTTTACACGGCTTTTAAAATTTATATAATTATTGCGATCGGCTTGCTTTTTATTCAAGCTATTTCGGCCATTGTCGATACGTTGGATGCCATAGCTATTAAATACTCGCGTTCTTATAAACTGCTGCACTATTACGATAGTTTTCGTCAACTAATTCCCTTAGCTAAAAAATACCTAGAGTATGTTAGTTATGTCGGGATCGCAACCATCGTTGTATCGCAAATAAATGCGATCGCTGGAATGGCAATTTATGGCCCAAGGATAATTCAAATCATCACCATTTTCTTTTTTAGCGGTCTGTTAGTACAAATTACCCATTTAGCGATCGAAAAGCTTCTCCTGGAAAATAAAACTCTCTCCGATCTCCAAAAACAAAGACGCTTAACTATTATTCCGCTAATTCAAAGCTTTCTGAAATATCTCATTTATTTTACTGCTGGTATTGCCGTATTGAAAAATCTGAATATAGACCCGACACCTATTTTAGCAGGTGCGGGTATTGTAGGTTTAGCGGTTGGTTTTGGGGCGCAAAACTTAATTAACGATATGGTTTGCGGATTCTTTATTTTATTTGAGAACTATTACTTAGTTGGGGATTATATTCAAGTCAAAGACTCTCACGGATTTGTCGAAGCAATAGATTTAAGAACTACGCGAATTCGGCATCCAAACGGGCAAGTGCAAATTCTGAGAAATGGGGAAATTAAAGATATTATCAATTATTCCAAGCAGTATGTTTATGCAGTTGTAGAAGTGCGCGTTTCTTATGAAGAAAAGCTCGATCGCGTTTATGCAGTCATCGAAAAAATGGGTAAAGATTTAAAGGAAAATAACCCAGATGTACTAGAACCTACTTGGGTCGATGGAGTAGAAAAATTTGACGAACACAATATATTAATCCGAACTCTTACGAAAGTAAAACCAGGCACCCATAATAAGATTCAAAGATTGGTACGTAAACTGATTAAAGATGTATTCGATCGAGAAGAAATTGAAATTCCCTTCGTGCGCCGAGTGTTAATTGTTAATAAAGACAATCCAAACTTAGATTCCGTACTCTAA
- a CDS encoding ADP-ribosylglycohydrolase family protein, whose product MSRFRGAFVGTAIGEIRGAYGESWQLGVKQSPLSPSSWGRLVVRGTEGLIRHGKLDLADWQEPSQSSIPTLTDNYIRQEVGSAISSLSYPAKKEGDIAGIVTTLPVALFFHEDETKLRQNLQQVADVWQDDSVLKDGTLAIGYAIALALKERLDPATLIDDTINYLDVETPLVSQLRQVQILLEEGAGLDKTLAILMPRKSMPLMNTPVALAFYCFLSTIEDLRMAVLRASRCPQAQVTSAIAGALSGAYNSIAGIPVGWRLALGKYQEDDSPLVKLWGLNSEAELLRLAARLLAAWSGVYDAEKFLIDTSFVPAVAAPKVIKPR is encoded by the coding sequence TTGAGTAGATTTCGCGGTGCCTTTGTGGGTACTGCCATAGGAGAAATTCGGGGCGCTTATGGTGAGTCGTGGCAGTTAGGCGTAAAACAATCTCCTCTGTCACCGTCTAGCTGGGGGCGTCTGGTGGTGCGTGGCACTGAAGGCTTGATCCGACATGGAAAGTTGGATTTGGCAGATTGGCAAGAACCTTCTCAATCGAGTATTCCCACTCTTACGGATAACTATATTCGTCAAGAAGTCGGTTCTGCAATTTCATCCTTGTCTTATCCTGCGAAGAAAGAAGGCGATATTGCAGGTATCGTTACTACTTTGCCAGTAGCGTTATTTTTTCATGAAGATGAGACAAAGTTGCGGCAAAATTTGCAGCAGGTGGCAGATGTTTGGCAGGATGACTCGGTGCTTAAGGATGGCACTTTAGCAATCGGTTATGCAATTGCTTTGGCACTCAAAGAAAGGCTCGATCCGGCTACCTTAATTGACGACACTATTAATTATTTAGATGTGGAAACACCGCTGGTAAGTCAGCTTAGACAAGTGCAAATTTTATTAGAAGAAGGAGCGGGATTAGATAAGACTCTGGCGATTTTGATGCCTCGGAAATCAATGCCTTTAATGAATACTCCGGTTGCACTGGCTTTTTATTGTTTCTTGAGTACTATAGAAGATTTACGGATGGCGGTTTTGCGTGCTTCTCGCTGTCCTCAAGCGCAGGTAACGAGCGCGATCGCAGGGGCGTTATCGGGCGCTTACAATAGCATCGCGGGTATTCCAGTGGGCTGGCGTTTGGCATTGGGTAAGTATCAAGAAGATGATTCTCCTTTAGTAAAACTTTGGGGATTAAATTCAGAGGCTGAATTACTGAGATTAGCGGCTCGTTTGTTGGCAGCTTGGTCTGGTGTTTACGATGCAGAAAAGTTTTTAATCGATACTAGTTTTGTGCCGGCTGTGGCTGCTCCGAAAGTAATTAAGCCCCGTTAA
- a CDS encoding 1-acyl-sn-glycerol-3-phosphate acyltransferase → MNQVQPPLEFIPPAFNPLVLQGSQLFLEPWLKYRTEIADIEAKNVEVLADFYSKFQTGKVRFLIAFRHPSTSDPFAMTYLLWKLVPRIAKKEHIALNSPIHAHFIYDRGIPLWAGSSVGWLYSQLGGTPIMRGKVDRAGLRSVRDLFANGKFPMMAAPEGATNGHNEIVSPLEPGIAQMGFWCVEDLLKTQRTEEVWILPVGIRYQYLKAPWDALEKLLSQLEMESGLSVGMKDEAAMMNEDISQIIHPSFVLYKRLYRLGEHILSLMEDFYIRFYHQTLPKPPESSTTDTNEVFAFRLKALLDVALQVAEKSFNIQPKGNLIDRCRRLEQAGWDWIYREDIKNLEALSPLERGLADRIAEEASLRMWHMRLVESFVEMTGRYVREKPTVERFAETTLLVWDMLTRIKGGNPFGRPKLGKQKVKVTVGQPISVSARWDTYLDSRRKAVADLTQDLQTTLQELAES, encoded by the coding sequence ATGAACCAAGTTCAACCGCCATTAGAATTCATTCCACCCGCTTTTAACCCCTTGGTATTGCAGGGTAGTCAATTATTTTTAGAACCTTGGTTAAAATATCGGACTGAAATTGCCGATATTGAAGCTAAAAATGTGGAAGTTTTAGCAGATTTCTACAGCAAATTCCAGACAGGTAAAGTTCGCTTTCTGATCGCCTTCCGCCATCCCAGCACATCCGATCCGTTTGCGATGACATACTTGCTATGGAAATTAGTACCGCGAATCGCGAAAAAAGAACATATTGCCCTCAATAGTCCCATTCACGCTCATTTTATTTACGATCGCGGCATTCCACTGTGGGCAGGTTCATCTGTCGGTTGGCTTTATTCCCAATTAGGCGGTACTCCTATTATGCGAGGAAAAGTCGATCGCGCAGGTTTGCGTTCCGTTCGCGATTTATTTGCTAATGGTAAATTTCCCATGATGGCAGCCCCAGAAGGCGCTACCAACGGTCACAATGAAATAGTCAGTCCCTTAGAACCGGGGATTGCTCAAATGGGATTTTGGTGTGTAGAAGATTTACTCAAAACACAACGAACAGAAGAAGTTTGGATCTTGCCAGTTGGCATACGTTATCAATATCTAAAAGCACCTTGGGATGCTTTAGAAAAACTTTTGAGTCAACTAGAAATGGAAAGCGGTTTATCTGTGGGAATGAAAGATGAAGCTGCCATGATGAATGAAGATATATCTCAAATTATTCATCCTTCATTTGTCTTATACAAGCGGCTTTATCGTCTAGGAGAACATATTTTAAGCTTAATGGAAGATTTTTATATCCGGTTTTATCATCAAACTTTGCCAAAACCACCGGAGTCATCAACTACCGACACTAATGAAGTATTTGCTTTCCGATTAAAAGCGTTATTAGATGTGGCATTGCAAGTTGCAGAAAAATCTTTCAACATTCAGCCAAAAGGTAATTTAATCGATCGCTGTCGTCGTTTAGAACAAGCTGGATGGGATTGGATTTATCGCGAAGATATCAAAAATTTGGAAGCTTTGTCGCCCCTAGAAAGGGGTTTAGCCGATCGCATTGCTGAAGAAGCCAGCTTGCGAATGTGGCACATGAGACTGGTAGAAAGTTTTGTGGAAATGACTGGTAGATACGTGCGTGAAAAACCAACAGTAGAACGATTTGCCGAAACAACTTTATTGGTGTGGGATATGCTAACTCGCATTAAAGGAGGGAATCCCTTCGGGCGTCCTAAACTTGGCAAACAAAAAGTAAAAGTAACGGTGGGACAACCTATATCTGTTTCTGCTCGGTGGGATACTTATCTAGATAGCCGTCGCAAAGCCGTAGCAGATTTAACGCAAGATTTGCAAACAACCTTACAAGAATTAGCAGAGAGTTAA
- a CDS encoding FHA domain-containing protein gives MYQLNLPEQLQDRSLKFLEQNSSFLLSLVSNCKDNLEIVSTIIQPILNAPKRCDFVPYYIQAVNTGITTFMVTNLCDNEVVKIIDSDSSWLIGRRSTCAISILNPSISRQHAMIGHEFGNQFYISDMGSKNGTKINHRQLSALERSTLCDGDLIELGSLSVQFFVATYQPSSPIEPEEELTDLF, from the coding sequence ATGTATCAACTGAATCTACCTGAACAATTACAAGATCGTTCGCTAAAGTTCTTGGAGCAAAATTCTTCTTTTTTACTTTCCTTAGTTAGCAACTGTAAGGATAATTTAGAAATAGTCTCAACTATTATTCAACCAATATTAAACGCTCCTAAACGTTGTGATTTTGTTCCCTACTATATTCAGGCAGTTAACACTGGGATCACTACTTTTATGGTGACTAATCTTTGCGATAATGAAGTAGTCAAAATAATAGATAGTGATTCTAGCTGGTTAATTGGCAGGCGATCGACTTGTGCAATTTCTATTTTAAATCCTTCGATTTCTCGCCAACACGCTATGATTGGCCATGAATTTGGTAACCAGTTTTATATTTCGGATATGGGCAGCAAAAATGGTACCAAGATCAATCATCGTCAGTTGAGTGCTTTGGAGCGATCGACCCTGTGTGATGGGGATTTGATCGAATTAGGTTCCTTGTCAGTACAGTTTTTTGTAGCTACGTATCAACCATCATCTCCGATTGAGCCAGAAGAGGAACTCACGGATCTTTTTTAA
- a CDS encoding tetratricopeptide repeat protein → MNAEEFFNQAVAKFGQGDIFGALGDFAQSAIHHPEVAPVHYELGNARLQLLDYRGAIEHFDLAIQINPNYADAYEKRAEARDWIENYQGVMEDCTQLIRLKPNYTNAYEKRAYAWEKMENYQAAIDDYNRLIELKPYYTDGYKNRAYVFRKIGEYQRAIDDYNRWLMLDSQCIKAHYERAYTREQMGDHQGAIDDYKSLLRSQPDYSSAASRIFLVRINEMGDYRGAVEDYTDLINLRPDFAENYYIRGSLQQYLGNYSEALADYQHAIDLNRELLEAYSSRGIVYYTVGNYELAMADFNRAIELSSHLPEAYLNRGAVRYAIGNYPEAIADFDLALNLNANLPEAYSSRGATRYSLAEYQISIADLDYAIALNPDFAEAYSNRGVVRYQIGEIQNAIADFDRAINLKPNFVEAYFNRGVVRSQIGNRQESYEDLQTAKQISTENRNIAANQKIIDLIIKMETL, encoded by the coding sequence ATGAATGCCGAAGAATTCTTCAACCAAGCTGTCGCAAAATTTGGGCAAGGAGATATTTTCGGCGCTTTGGGAGATTTCGCTCAGAGTGCGATCCATCATCCAGAAGTTGCACCCGTTCATTATGAATTAGGCAATGCCCGTTTACAATTATTAGATTATCGAGGTGCGATCGAACATTTCGATTTAGCAATTCAAATCAATCCTAACTATGCCGATGCTTATGAAAAACGAGCCGAAGCTCGCGATTGGATCGAAAATTATCAAGGAGTAATGGAAGATTGTACCCAATTAATTCGTCTCAAGCCCAACTATACCAATGCTTATGAAAAACGGGCTTATGCTTGGGAAAAAATGGAAAACTACCAAGCTGCTATTGATGATTATAATCGTTTAATCGAACTCAAACCTTATTATACTGATGGTTATAAAAACCGGGCTTACGTTTTTAGAAAGATCGGAGAATATCAACGGGCAATTGATGACTATAACCGTTGGCTGATGCTCGATTCACAATGTATAAAAGCTCATTACGAACGAGCTTATACTCGCGAACAAATGGGAGATCATCAAGGTGCAATTGACGATTATAAATCATTGCTTCGCAGCCAACCTGATTATTCGTCAGCTGCTTCCCGCATATTTTTAGTTCGGATTAATGAAATGGGAGATTATCGGGGTGCAGTTGAAGATTATACCGATCTGATTAATCTCAGACCTGATTTTGCGGAAAATTATTATATTCGGGGTTCTTTACAGCAATATCTAGGAAATTATTCAGAAGCGCTGGCAGATTACCAGCACGCGATCGATCTAAATAGAGAATTATTAGAAGCTTATTCTAGCAGAGGTATCGTTTATTATACAGTGGGTAATTACGAGCTAGCGATGGCTGATTTTAATCGCGCGATCGAACTTTCTTCCCATTTGCCAGAAGCTTACTTAAATAGAGGTGCAGTTCGCTATGCAATAGGAAATTATCCAGAAGCGATCGCAGATTTCGATCTAGCATTAAATTTAAACGCTAATTTGCCAGAAGCATACTCTAGCAGGGGTGCAACTCGTTATTCTTTGGCAGAATACCAAATTTCGATCGCGGATCTTGATTATGCGATCGCACTCAATCCCGACTTTGCAGAAGCTTATTCTAATCGAGGAGTAGTTCGCTATCAAATAGGAGAAATTCAAAATGCGATCGCCGATTTCGATCGAGCAATAAATCTCAAACCTAACTTTGTAGAAGCTTACTTCAATCGAGGAGTAGTTCGCTCCCAAATTGGCAATCGTCAAGAAAGCTATGAAGATTTACAAACAGCCAAACAAATTTCTACGGAAAATCGCAACATCGCAGCGAATCAAAAAATAATCGATCTGATTATCAAAATGGAAACGCTATAA